Proteins from a genomic interval of Lelliottia amnigena:
- the ygiD gene encoding protein YgiD, with protein MTSSRMPALFLGHGSPMNVLEDNVYTRAWRDLGETLPRPKAIVVVSAHWFTRGTGVTAMEAPKTIHDFGGFPQALYDTHYPAPGSPELAQQLVDLLAPVPVTLDKEAWGFDHGSWGVLIKMYPDADIPMVQLSIDSTKPAAWHLEMGRKLAKLRDEGIMLVASGNVVHNLRTARWHGENTPYPWATSFNDFVKANLTWQGPVEEHPLVNYLDHEGGSLSNPTAEHFLPLLYVLGAWDGQEPVSIPVDGIEMGSLSMLSVQVG; from the coding sequence ATGACTTCTTCTCGTATGCCAGCACTGTTTTTGGGCCACGGTAGCCCGATGAACGTCCTGGAAGATAACGTTTATACGCGTGCCTGGCGTGATCTGGGTGAGACGTTGCCGCGTCCAAAAGCGATCGTGGTGGTGTCTGCACACTGGTTTACGCGAGGCACTGGCGTGACGGCAATGGAAGCGCCTAAAACCATTCATGATTTTGGCGGTTTCCCTCAGGCGCTGTATGACACGCATTATCCCGCGCCAGGATCGCCTGAGCTTGCGCAGCAGCTGGTGGATCTTCTGGCTCCCGTACCGGTCACGTTGGATAAAGAAGCCTGGGGCTTTGACCATGGTTCGTGGGGCGTGCTGATCAAAATGTATCCGGATGCTGATATCCCGATGGTGCAGTTGAGTATCGACAGCACCAAACCGGCAGCGTGGCATTTAGAGATGGGGCGCAAACTGGCGAAGCTGCGCGATGAAGGCATCATGCTGGTCGCCAGTGGTAACGTGGTTCATAACCTGCGCACGGCGCGCTGGCACGGTGAAAATACCCCGTATCCATGGGCCACATCGTTCAATGATTTTGTCAAAGCGAATTTAACCTGGCAGGGCCCGGTGGAAGAGCATCCGCTGGTGAATTACCTAGATCATGAAGGCGGTTCACTGTCTAACCCGACGGCGGAACACTTTTTACCGCTGCTGTATGTTCTGGGGGCGTGGGATGGTCAGGAGCCAGTGAGCATACCGGTGGACGGCATTGAGATGGGCAGTCTCAGTATGTTGTCAGTGCAGGTGGGGTAA
- the zupT gene encoding zinc transporter ZupT yields MSVPLILTLLAGGATFIGAILGVIGQKPSNRVLAFSLGFAAGIMLLISLMEMLPAALRTDGMSPVMDYGMFVVGLLGYFALDKMVPHAHPQDLMQKNAKPVRGNIKRTAILLTLGISLHNFPEGVATYVTASNNLELGFGIALAVALHNIPEGLAVAGPVYAATGSKRTAILWAGISGLAEILGGVLAWLILGSMISPVVMAAIMAAVAGIMVALSVDELMPLAKEIDPNNNPSYGVLCGMSVMGLSLVLLQTAGFG; encoded by the coding sequence ATGTCAGTACCGCTGATTCTGACCCTACTTGCGGGGGGCGCGACCTTTATTGGTGCGATTCTTGGCGTGATCGGTCAGAAACCGTCTAACCGCGTGCTGGCGTTTTCTCTGGGTTTCGCGGCGGGGATTATGCTGTTGATTTCCCTGATGGAAATGTTGCCTGCGGCGCTTCGGACCGACGGCATGTCGCCCGTCATGGATTACGGCATGTTTGTCGTGGGGCTGCTGGGTTATTTTGCTCTCGACAAAATGGTCCCGCACGCGCATCCACAAGATTTGATGCAGAAAAATGCTAAGCCCGTTCGCGGTAATATCAAACGTACCGCCATTTTACTGACGCTGGGCATCAGCCTGCATAACTTCCCGGAAGGGGTTGCGACTTACGTGACGGCCAGCAATAACCTCGAACTGGGCTTTGGTATCGCGCTGGCCGTTGCTTTACACAATATTCCTGAAGGACTGGCGGTTGCGGGGCCGGTTTATGCCGCGACAGGCTCAAAACGTACGGCGATTCTGTGGGCTGGAATTTCGGGTCTGGCAGAAATTTTAGGCGGCGTGCTGGCCTGGCTGATTCTGGGCAGCATGATCTCGCCGGTAGTGATGGCTGCGATTATGGCAGCTGTGGCAGGAATTATGGTCGCATTATCGGTGGATGAACTGATGCCGCTGGCAAAAGAGATCGATCCTAACAACAACCCGAGCTACGGCGTGCTGTGCGGAATGTCGGTGATGGGATTAAGTCTGGTGCTGTTGCAAACGGCAGGATTCGGATAA
- the ribB gene encoding 3,4-dihydroxy-2-butanone 4-phosphate synthase — protein sequence MNQTLLSSFGTSIERVEHALDALREGRGVMVLDDEHRENEGDMIFAAENMTVEQMALTIRHGSGIVCLCINEERRKQLDLPMMVENNTSAFGTGFTVTIEAAHGVTTGVSAADRLTTVRAAIADGAKPSDLHRPGHVFPLRAQAGGVLTRGGHTEATIDLVTLAGFKPAGVLCELTNDDGTMARAPECVTFARLHNMPVVTIEDLVEYRQAHERKAS from the coding sequence ATGAATCAGACGCTACTTTCCTCTTTTGGTACTTCTATTGAACGTGTTGAACACGCACTTGATGCACTGCGCGAAGGCCGCGGTGTGATGGTGCTCGACGATGAACATCGTGAAAACGAAGGTGACATGATCTTCGCCGCAGAAAATATGACCGTTGAGCAGATGGCGCTGACCATCCGTCACGGCAGCGGCATTGTGTGCCTGTGTATCAACGAAGAACGCCGCAAACAACTCGACCTGCCAATGATGGTTGAGAACAACACCAGCGCTTTTGGCACCGGTTTTACCGTGACGATTGAAGCTGCGCACGGCGTGACAACCGGTGTTTCTGCTGCTGACCGTCTGACGACCGTTCGCGCCGCTATTGCGGATGGCGCGAAACCGTCTGACCTGCATCGCCCGGGCCACGTGTTCCCGCTGCGCGCGCAGGCGGGTGGCGTGTTGACGCGCGGTGGTCACACTGAAGCGACTATCGATCTGGTGACGCTGGCCGGCTTTAAGCCCGCAGGCGTTTTGTGTGAACTGACCAATGATGACGGTACGATGGCGCGCGCGCCGGAGTGTGTCACTTTTGCTCGTCTGCACAATATGCCGGTGGTGACGATCGAAGATCTGGTGGAGTATCGCCAGGCGCACGAGCGTAAAGCCAGCTAA
- the yqiC gene encoding protein YqiC, whose translation MIDPKKIEQIARQVHESMPKGIREFGDDVEKKIRQVLQSQLTRLDLVSREEFDVQTQVLLRTREKIALLEQRLTELENRGTTAEVKPAPAIPPVDEAE comes from the coding sequence ATGATTGACCCGAAAAAAATTGAACAAATTGCCCGTCAGGTTCATGAGTCCATGCCAAAAGGCATTCGTGAGTTTGGTGATGACGTCGAAAAGAAAATTCGCCAGGTGTTGCAGTCACAGCTGACGCGTCTTGATCTGGTGAGCCGCGAAGAGTTTGATGTGCAAACTCAAGTCCTGTTACGCACCCGCGAAAAAATCGCGCTGCTGGAACAGCGTCTGACCGAGCTTGAAAATCGCGGTACGACAGCTGAAGTGAAACCGGCTCCGGCGATCCCACCGGTAGACGAAGCGGAATAA
- the hldE gene encoding ADP-heptose synthase / D-glycero-beta-D-manno-heptose 7-phosphate kinase gives MKVTLPEFERAGVMVVGDVMLDRYWYGPTSRISPEAPVPVVKVDTIEERPGGAANVAMNIASLGAHSRLVGLTGIDDAARALSKTLADVNVKCDFVSVPTHPTITKLRVLSRNQQLIRLDFEEGFEGVDPEPMHERIAQALGSIGALVLSDYAKGALASVQQMIQLARKAGVPVLIDPKGTEFERYRGATLLTPNLSEFEAVAGKCKNEEEIVERGMKIIADFDFSALLVTRSEQGMTLLQPGKPPLHMPTQAQEVYDVTGAGDTVIGVLAATLAAGNSLEEACYFANAAAGVVVGKLGTSTVSPIELENAVRGRADTGFGVMSEDELKVAVAAARKRGEKVVMTNGVFDILHAGHVSYLANARKLGDRLIVAVNSDASTKRLKGETRPVNPLEQRMIVLGALEAVDWVVSFEEDTPQRLIAGILPDLLVKGGDYKPEQIAGSEEVWANGGEVMVLNFEDGCSTTNIIKKIQKDSQ, from the coding sequence ATGAAAGTAACACTGCCAGAGTTCGAACGTGCTGGAGTTATGGTTGTCGGTGATGTGATGCTGGACCGCTACTGGTACGGGCCGACCAGCCGCATTTCCCCTGAGGCACCGGTCCCGGTTGTCAAAGTGGACACCATTGAGGAGCGTCCTGGCGGCGCGGCAAACGTGGCGATGAATATTGCCTCTCTGGGCGCGCATTCGCGTCTGGTTGGCTTGACGGGCATTGACGACGCGGCGCGTGCGCTTAGCAAAACGCTGGCCGACGTTAACGTGAAGTGTGATTTCGTTTCTGTGCCAACGCATCCGACAATCACTAAGCTGCGCGTGCTTTCGCGTAACCAGCAGCTGATCCGCCTCGACTTTGAAGAAGGTTTTGAAGGCGTCGATCCTGAGCCGATGCACGAGCGCATTGCGCAGGCATTGGGCAGCATTGGCGCGCTGGTACTGTCTGACTACGCTAAGGGCGCGTTGGCCAGCGTGCAGCAGATGATCCAGCTGGCGCGAAAAGCGGGCGTTCCGGTCTTAATCGACCCAAAAGGCACGGAATTTGAGCGCTATCGCGGCGCGACGCTCCTGACGCCAAACTTGTCCGAATTTGAAGCGGTTGCCGGCAAGTGCAAAAACGAAGAAGAGATCGTTGAGCGCGGGATGAAAATCATCGCTGATTTCGACTTCTCCGCGCTGTTGGTCACCCGTTCCGAACAAGGCATGACGCTGTTACAGCCGGGTAAACCGCCGCTGCATATGCCAACGCAGGCGCAGGAAGTTTATGATGTGACCGGTGCAGGCGATACGGTGATTGGCGTCCTGGCGGCAACGCTGGCGGCGGGCAACTCTCTGGAAGAGGCGTGCTATTTCGCTAACGCGGCCGCCGGTGTGGTCGTGGGTAAACTCGGTACATCAACCGTTTCTCCGATTGAGCTGGAAAACGCGGTGCGCGGTCGGGCTGATACCGGCTTTGGCGTGATGAGTGAAGACGAGCTGAAAGTGGCCGTCGCGGCGGCGCGTAAGCGCGGCGAGAAAGTCGTCATGACCAACGGCGTATTCGACATTCTGCACGCGGGCCATGTTTCCTACCTGGCGAACGCGCGCAAGCTTGGCGATCGTCTGATTGTGGCGGTGAATAGCGATGCATCCACAAAACGTCTCAAAGGTGAAACGCGTCCGGTGAATCCGCTGGAGCAGCGCATGATCGTCCTCGGCGCGCTGGAAGCCGTAGACTGGGTGGTCTCATTTGAAGAAGACACCCCGCAGCGCCTGATTGCCGGAATTCTGCCCGATCTGCTGGTGAAGGGTGGAGATTATAAGCCGGAGCAAATCGCGGGCAGCGAAGAGGTTTGGGCAAACGGCGGCGAAGTGATGGTGCTGAATTTTGAAGATGGGTGTTCAACCACTAACATCATTAAGAAGATCCAGAAAGACAGCCAGTAA
- the glnE_1 gene encoding glutamate-ammonia-ligase adenylyltransferase: MTDGEREIDGRQFYLRLAQRVMHLFSTRTSSGILYEVDARLRPSGAAGMLVTSTESFAEYQQHEAWTWEHQALVRARVVYGDPQLKTQFDAIRRDVLIATREGETLQTEVREMREKMRAHLGNKHRDRFDIKADEGGITDIEFITQYLVLRHAHAKPKLTRWSDNVRILELLAQNDIMDEQEAQALTHAYTTLRDELHHLALQEQPGHVALDCFTAERAQVSASWQKWLVDRA; this comes from the coding sequence ATGACCGATGGCGAGCGCGAAATCGACGGACGCCAGTTCTATTTGCGTCTTGCCCAGCGCGTGATGCATCTGTTCAGCACTCGCACGTCGTCCGGGATTTTGTACGAAGTCGACGCGCGTCTGCGCCCGTCCGGTGCGGCGGGGATGCTGGTTACCTCTACCGAATCTTTTGCGGAATATCAGCAACACGAGGCATGGACCTGGGAGCATCAGGCGCTGGTGCGTGCGCGCGTGGTATACGGCGATCCGCAGCTTAAAACACAGTTTGACGCCATTCGCCGCGATGTACTGATCGCGACGCGTGAAGGCGAAACGCTACAAACAGAAGTGCGCGAAATGCGCGAGAAAATGCGTGCGCATCTCGGCAATAAACATCGCGATCGCTTTGATATCAAAGCCGATGAAGGGGGAATTACGGATATCGAGTTTATTACGCAATATCTGGTGCTCCGCCACGCGCACGCCAAACCGAAGCTGACGCGCTGGTCTGATAATGTGCGCATTCTGGAGCTGCTGGCGCAAAACGACATTATGGATGAGCAGGAAGCGCAGGCGCTCACCCACGCGTACACCACGCTTCGTGACGAACTGCATCATCTGGCGTTACAGGAACAACCGGGCCATGTGGCGCTGGACTGTTTTACCGCTGAGCGCGCTCAGGTGTCTGCAAGCTGGCAGAAGTGGCTGGTGGACCGTGCTTAA
- the glnE_2 gene encoding glutamate-ammonia-ligase adenylyltransferase has product MPLSSLLQQHWQTVCDRLPESLPASSLSEQAQQVLTFSDFVQESITANPEWLAELETAPPQADEWQHYAQWLHEALADVADEPTLMRVLRQFRRRVMVRIAWAQSLELISEESTLQQLSCLAETLIVTARDWLYDACCKEWGSPCSEEGTPQPLMILGMGKLGGGELNFSSDIDLIFAWPEKGATRGGRRELDNAQFFTRLGQRLIKALDQPTQDGFVYRVDMRLRPFGDSGPLVLSFAALEDYYQEQGRDWERYAMVKARIMGDNGDVYASELRAMLRPFVFRRYIDFSVIQSLRNMKGMIAREVRRRGLKDNIKLGAGGIREIEFIVQVFQLIRGGREPSLQSRSLLPTLEAIDQLHLLPEGNAQTLRDAYLYLRRLENLLQSINDEQTQTLPGDDLNRARLAWGMRVDDWQALTEKLDAHMAGVRRIFNDLIGDDESDTQDDTLSEHWRELWQDALQEDDTTPVLAHLSDDDRHRVVALIADFRMEMNKRAIGPRGRQVLDHLMPHLLSDVCSRADAPVPLSRVTPLLTGIITRTTYLELLSEFPGALKHLISLCAASPMVASKLARYPLLLDELLDPNTLYQPTAMDAYRDELRQYLLRVPEDDEEQQLEALRQFKQAQMLRVAAADIAGTLPVMKVSDHLTWLAEAMIDAVVQQAWGADGGALRSANALVRSRGAWFCRGGLWQIGRLGAGLQLRSGFDLPARLPG; this is encoded by the coding sequence ATGCCGCTTTCTTCACTGTTACAGCAGCACTGGCAGACGGTTTGCGACCGTCTGCCAGAATCGTTACCCGCTTCCTCCCTAAGCGAGCAGGCGCAGCAAGTGCTTACCTTTAGCGATTTTGTTCAGGAGAGCATTACCGCCAATCCTGAATGGCTGGCTGAACTTGAGACGGCGCCGCCGCAGGCGGATGAGTGGCAGCATTATGCCCAGTGGCTGCATGAGGCGTTAGCCGATGTGGCCGATGAACCGACGCTGATGCGCGTGCTGCGCCAGTTCCGTCGTCGGGTGATGGTCCGCATCGCCTGGGCACAATCGCTGGAGCTGATAAGTGAAGAAAGCACATTACAGCAGTTAAGCTGTCTGGCGGAGACGCTGATCGTGACGGCGCGCGACTGGCTGTACGACGCCTGCTGTAAAGAGTGGGGCTCGCCGTGCAGTGAAGAGGGTACGCCGCAGCCGCTGATGATTTTAGGCATGGGCAAGCTGGGCGGTGGCGAGCTGAATTTTTCGTCGGATATCGATTTGATTTTTGCCTGGCCGGAAAAGGGCGCAACGCGCGGTGGTCGCCGCGAGCTGGATAACGCCCAGTTCTTTACGCGTCTGGGGCAGCGCTTAATCAAAGCGCTGGACCAGCCCACTCAGGACGGTTTTGTCTATCGCGTGGATATGCGTTTACGTCCGTTTGGTGACAGCGGTCCGCTGGTGTTGAGCTTTGCGGCGCTGGAAGATTATTACCAGGAGCAGGGCCGCGACTGGGAACGCTATGCGATGGTTAAAGCGCGCATCATGGGCGATAACGGCGATGTGTACGCCAGCGAGCTGCGTGCCATGCTGCGCCCGTTCGTGTTCCGCCGTTACATCGACTTCAGCGTGATTCAGTCGCTACGCAACATGAAAGGGATGATTGCGCGAGAAGTGCGTCGTCGGGGTTTGAAGGACAATATCAAACTCGGTGCGGGCGGGATTCGCGAAATCGAATTTATCGTTCAGGTGTTCCAGCTGATTCGCGGTGGACGCGAGCCGTCGCTGCAGTCCCGTTCGCTGTTGCCGACGTTAGAGGCCATTGATCAGCTGCATCTGCTGCCGGAAGGCAACGCGCAAACCTTGCGCGACGCGTATCTTTATTTACGCCGCCTGGAAAACCTGCTGCAAAGCATTAACGATGAGCAAACCCAAACGCTGCCGGGCGACGACCTGAATCGCGCACGTCTGGCCTGGGGGATGCGCGTCGATGACTGGCAGGCGCTGACCGAAAAACTGGATGCGCATATGGCCGGTGTGCGGCGCATTTTTAACGATTTGATTGGTGATGACGAGAGCGACACGCAGGATGATACGTTGTCCGAACACTGGCGCGAGCTGTGGCAGGATGCGCTGCAGGAAGACGACACCACGCCGGTGCTGGCGCATCTCAGTGACGACGACCGCCATCGCGTGGTCGCGCTGATCGCCGATTTCCGTATGGAGATGAACAAGCGCGCCATTGGACCGCGCGGACGCCAGGTGCTTGATCACCTGATGCCGCATTTATTGAGCGACGTCTGCTCGCGCGCGGACGCGCCTGTCCCGCTGTCTCGCGTGACGCCACTCCTCACGGGGATCATCACGCGGACAACCTATCTTGAGCTGCTCAGCGAATTCCCCGGGGCGCTCAAACATCTGATTTCCCTCTGCGCGGCATCGCCGATGGTGGCGAGCAAGCTGGCGCGTTATCCGCTGCTGCTCGATGAACTGCTCGATCCCAATACGCTGTACCAGCCGACCGCGATGGATGCCTATCGCGATGAGCTGCGCCAATATCTGCTGCGCGTTCCGGAAGACGATGAAGAGCAGCAGCTCGAAGCGTTGCGCCAGTTCAAGCAGGCGCAAATGCTGCGCGTGGCGGCCGCGGATATCGCTGGTACGCTGCCGGTAATGAAAGTCAGCGATCATTTAACCTGGCTTGCCGAAGCGATGATCGACGCGGTGGTGCAGCAGGCCTGGGGGGCAGATGGTGGCGCGTTACGGTCAGCCAACGCACTTGTCCGATCGCGAGGGGCGTGGTTTTGCCGTGGTGGGCTATGGCAAATTGGGCGGCTGGGAGCTGGGTTACAGCTCCGATCTGGATTTGATCTTCCTGCACGATTGCCCGGTTGA
- a CDS encoding adenylate cyclase, translating into MAQEIELKFIVENDSVDALRTHLHQLSGEHHDPVQLLNIYYETPDNWLRSHDMGLRIRGANGHYEMTMKIAGRVVGGLHQRPEYNIDIAKPELELDRFPAEVWPNGELPESLAAQAAPLFSTDFLREKWLVNEGKSRIEIALDLGEVKAGEFQEPICELELELLEGDADDVLKLARKLVGLSGLRQGSLSKAARGYHLAAGNAPRELKPTTILRVPAKVSVEQGLEAALELALSQWQYHEELWVRGVKEAKANVLSAMGLVRSTLTLFGGVVPRKASAHLRDFLTQTEALMATDISAQTAVYSPQTAAAKLALTEFLVTRGWQPFLDDKAQKKIADSFKRFADTHMSRSAAELKTIFDRPLGDQYRDQLIRLTRDIDSILLLAGSYDGVKAQAWLENWQGLRHAIETRQRIEIEHFRNEAISQEPFWLHSGKR; encoded by the coding sequence ATGGCTCAAGAAATTGAATTAAAATTTATCGTCGAAAATGACAGCGTTGATGCGCTGCGCACTCACCTTCATCAGCTCTCCGGCGAACATCACGACCCGGTACAGCTGCTCAACATCTATTACGAAACGCCCGACAACTGGCTACGCAGCCATGATATGGGGCTGCGTATTCGCGGTGCGAACGGCCATTACGAGATGACGATGAAAATCGCCGGACGCGTAGTCGGCGGCCTGCATCAGCGTCCTGAATACAATATCGACATTGCAAAGCCAGAACTTGAACTGGATCGCTTCCCGGCAGAAGTCTGGCCGAACGGCGAGCTGCCAGAGAGCCTGGCGGCGCAGGCAGCACCGCTGTTTAGCACCGATTTCTTACGCGAAAAGTGGCTGGTCAATGAAGGCAAAAGCCGTATTGAAATCGCCCTCGATTTAGGCGAAGTGAAAGCCGGTGAGTTCCAGGAGCCGATTTGCGAACTGGAACTTGAGCTACTGGAAGGCGATGCGGATGATGTGCTGAAGCTGGCGCGTAAGCTGGTGGGCCTGTCTGGTCTGCGTCAGGGTAGCCTGAGTAAAGCCGCGCGCGGTTATCATCTTGCCGCCGGAAATGCACCGCGCGAGCTCAAGCCGACGACTATTCTGCGCGTTCCTGCAAAAGTCAGCGTCGAGCAAGGCCTTGAAGCCGCGTTGGAACTGGCGCTGAGCCAGTGGCAGTACCATGAAGAGCTGTGGGTCCGTGGCGTGAAAGAGGCAAAAGCCAACGTGCTGTCCGCCATGGGGCTGGTGCGCAGCACGCTGACGCTTTTCGGCGGCGTGGTTCCGCGTAAAGCGAGCGCTCACTTACGCGATTTCCTGACGCAGACGGAAGCGCTCATGGCGACCGACATCTCCGCGCAAACGGCGGTCTACAGCCCGCAAACCGCTGCGGCAAAACTGGCGTTAACCGAATTTCTGGTAACACGCGGCTGGCAGCCATTCCTCGATGATAAAGCGCAGAAAAAAATCGCGGATTCATTCAAACGCTTCGCGGATACGCATATGTCCCGCAGTGCCGCGGAGCTGAAAACGATTTTTGACCGTCCGCTTGGCGATCAATACCGCGATCAGCTGATTCGTCTGACGCGCGATATCGACAGCATTCTGCTGCTGGCAGGCTCCTACGACGGCGTGAAAGCGCAGGCGTGGCTGGAGAACTGGCAGGGGCTGCGACACGCCATCGAAACGCGTCAGCGTATTGAAATTGAACATTTCCGTAATGAGGCTATTTCGCAAGAGCCGTTCTGGCTGCACAGCGGAAAACGTTAA
- a CDS encoding SH3 domain protein, whose product MMLKFRLIGLTLLTLSAATAVHAEEKRYVSDELNTWVRSGPGDNYRLVGTVNAGEEVVLLQTNQDTSYGQVRDSTGRTSWIPLKELSNVPSLRTRVPDLENQVKTLTDKLNNIDTTWNQRTAEMQQKVAQSDSVINGLKDENQKLKNELIVAQKKVSAANLQLDDKQRTIIMQWFMYGGGVLGVGLVLGLVLPHLIPSRKRKDRWMN is encoded by the coding sequence ATGATGCTTAAATTTCGCCTGATTGGACTCACTTTACTGACATTGAGCGCCGCGACTGCGGTCCATGCAGAAGAGAAACGTTACGTTTCTGACGAACTGAATACCTGGGTCCGTAGCGGTCCTGGAGACAATTATCGCCTCGTGGGCACGGTAAATGCCGGCGAGGAAGTGGTTTTGTTACAGACAAATCAAGACACCAGCTACGGTCAGGTCCGCGACAGCACCGGCCGCACCTCCTGGATCCCACTGAAAGAACTCAGCAACGTGCCCAGCCTGCGCACCCGCGTGCCGGACCTGGAAAATCAGGTGAAAACCCTGACCGATAAGCTGAACAATATCGACACCACCTGGAACCAGCGCACCGCTGAAATGCAGCAGAAAGTGGCGCAAAGCGACAGCGTGATCAACGGCCTGAAAGACGAGAACCAGAAGTTGAAAAACGAGCTGATCGTCGCCCAGAAAAAGGTGAGTGCAGCCAATCTGCAGCTCGATGACAAACAACGCACCATCATCATGCAGTGGTTTATGTATGGCGGCGGCGTGCTGGGCGTCGGTCTGGTGCTGGGTCTGGTTCTGCCACATCTGATCCCAAGCCGTAAACGCAAAGACCGCTGGATGAACTAA
- the cca gene encoding multifunctional CCA protein — translation MKIYLVGGAVRDALLGLPVKDKDWVVVGATPEEMLNAGYQQVGRDFPVFLHPKTREEYALARTERKAGLGYTGFTCYAAPDVTLEQDLLRRDLTINALAQDDDGHIIDVFGGKRDLQNRLLRHVSPAFSEDPLRVLRVARFAARYAHLSFRIADETLALMTAMTAAGELEHLTPERVWKETENALTTRNPQVFFQVLRDCGALKVLFPEIDALFGVPAPAKWHPEIDTGIHTLMTLSMAAMLSPDVDVRFATLCHDLGKGLTPKAFWPRHHGHGPAGVKLVEGICQRLRVPNDIRDLAKLVAEFHDLIHTFPILKPATIVKLFDNIDAWRKPQRVEQIALTSEADVRGRTGFEACDYSQGRLLREAWEIAKAVPTKDVVEAGFKGPEIREELTKRRVQAVADWKEKRCPQPKD, via the coding sequence GTGAAGATTTATCTGGTCGGTGGTGCGGTACGTGATGCGTTGTTGGGTCTGCCGGTCAAAGATAAAGACTGGGTTGTGGTTGGTGCCACACCAGAAGAGATGCTTAACGCGGGCTATCAGCAGGTAGGCCGCGATTTCCCCGTGTTTCTTCACCCAAAAACGCGCGAAGAATACGCCCTGGCGCGCACGGAACGCAAAGCCGGTTTGGGTTATACTGGTTTCACATGCTACGCCGCGCCGGACGTCACGCTTGAGCAAGATCTGCTGCGCCGCGATCTCACGATCAACGCGCTGGCGCAAGATGATGACGGTCATATCATCGATGTGTTCGGCGGTAAGCGCGATCTGCAAAACCGCCTTCTGCGTCACGTCTCCCCGGCTTTTTCTGAAGATCCGCTACGCGTTCTGCGCGTCGCGCGATTTGCTGCGCGTTACGCCCATCTGAGCTTCCGCATTGCCGATGAAACCCTGGCGCTGATGACCGCGATGACCGCGGCGGGCGAGCTGGAACACCTCACGCCAGAACGCGTGTGGAAAGAGACGGAAAATGCCCTGACGACGCGTAATCCGCAGGTCTTTTTCCAGGTGCTTCGCGACTGTGGCGCGTTGAAAGTGCTGTTCCCGGAAATTGACGCGCTGTTTGGCGTGCCGGCTCCAGCGAAATGGCATCCGGAAATTGACACCGGCATTCATACGCTGATGACGCTGAGCATGGCTGCGATGCTTAGCCCCGACGTGGACGTGCGCTTTGCGACGCTTTGTCACGATTTAGGGAAAGGCTTAACGCCAAAAGCGTTCTGGCCGCGCCACCACGGACACGGTCCAGCGGGTGTAAAACTGGTTGAAGGGATTTGCCAGCGCCTGCGTGTGCCAAATGACATTCGCGATCTGGCTAAGCTGGTCGCTGAATTCCACGACTTAATTCATACCTTCCCGATTCTGAAACCCGCCACTATCGTGAAGCTGTTCGACAACATCGACGCCTGGCGCAAACCGCAGCGCGTGGAGCAAATTGCACTGACCAGTGAAGCCGACGTGCGCGGACGCACCGGCTTTGAAGCCTGCGATTATTCACAAGGGCGTTTACTGCGTGAAGCGTGGGAAATCGCCAAAGCCGTGCCGACGAAAGACGTGGTTGAAGCCGGATTTAAAGGGCCAGAGATTCGGGAAGAGTTAACGAAAAGACGCGTTCAGGCCGTCGCAGACTGGAAGGAAAAGCGTTGCCCTCAGCCGAAAGACTGA